The following proteins come from a genomic window of Paenibacillus sp. CAA11:
- a CDS encoding S8 family serine peptidase: MMKQAVKVAIIDDGISRGICRSQGIVVNCYELVDRQVRRLEEDADISSLSHGTICTLILASFTKHMEIYSLNIIPQASRTTSVYDLCIALEWCLENDIKIVNMSLGTTYFADYFILESIIQQLYMNGTIIVAACNNDNVLTSPASMPNVIGVKCDSQDVLKEGEFFYNEKDIRNIQITSCCIYSPLEGLPIEICNSYAAPYITALVINYTYEGLDSYEQMIEKLKEASTNHPILGSYSYDLKSIGSSNDPDVPHIGLWNGCESEHDHLMDKICSIFQGAGYNGVVISDACSDHYNFFKLENYWTPPVVDVIQICEMIKRVSQPDILLIELAVGNPKYEPLMKEKLIDKLVVLMDSREYTDTASPLSASFPNEDIIMVDLAGLKDDQEIAEQIYAQILNIYA, from the coding sequence ATGATGAAGCAAGCCGTGAAGGTTGCCATCATAGATGACGGGATTAGTCGCGGGATCTGCAGAAGCCAGGGCATTGTTGTGAACTGCTATGAATTAGTAGACCGGCAAGTAAGAAGGCTAGAAGAAGACGCAGATATTTCCTCCTTATCTCACGGTACGATCTGTACCTTAATTCTGGCCTCTTTCACTAAACATATGGAGATCTACAGCCTCAACATTATTCCGCAGGCAAGCCGGACTACGTCGGTATACGATCTGTGCATCGCGTTAGAGTGGTGTCTAGAAAACGATATAAAAATAGTAAATATGAGTCTGGGCACGACCTATTTTGCGGACTATTTTATTTTGGAGTCAATAATTCAGCAGCTGTATATGAACGGAACGATCATAGTTGCTGCATGTAATAATGATAATGTACTCACTTCGCCTGCTTCGATGCCTAATGTGATTGGAGTGAAGTGCGATTCTCAGGATGTGCTGAAGGAGGGTGAGTTTTTCTATAATGAAAAAGATATAAGGAACATACAGATTACAAGCTGCTGTATTTATAGTCCCTTAGAAGGTCTGCCTATTGAAATATGCAATAGCTATGCGGCTCCGTATATTACGGCATTAGTCATTAATTATACATACGAAGGACTGGACTCATATGAGCAAATGATAGAGAAGTTAAAGGAAGCCTCAACAAACCATCCTATTCTGGGAAGCTATAGCTATGATCTAAAGAGTATCGGTTCCTCAAATGATCCCGATGTGCCTCATATCGGACTGTGGAATGGTTGCGAGAGTGAGCACGATCACCTTATGGACAAAATCTGCAGCATCTTTCAAGGCGCTGGATACAATGGTGTTGTGATTTCGGATGCTTGCAGCGATCATTATAACTTCTTCAAGCTGGAAAATTACTGGACCCCTCCTGTAGTGGACGTTATTCAAATCTGCGAAATGATAAAAAGAGTGAGCCAGCCGGATATACTACTTATCGAGCTTGCTGTTGGAAATCCCAAGTATGAGCCTTTGATGAAAGAGAAGTTAATAGACAAGCTAGTAGTGCTTATGGACTCAAGGGAGTATACCGATACCGCATCTCCGCTTAGCGCTTCATTTCCGAATGAGGATATCATTATGGTGGATCTCGCGGGGTTGAAGGATGACCAGGAAATTGCAGAGCAAATATATGCTCAGATCTTGAATATATATGCTTAA